The following are encoded in a window of Impatiens glandulifera chromosome 5, dImpGla2.1, whole genome shotgun sequence genomic DNA:
- the LOC124940670 gene encoding scarecrow-like protein 21, translating into MDTSQLFGYSVVSPADLSNSYSYSYSYSSSHPTISSATYNNKLFDSTKISFGSSPSSPFASHVDSEEFTPFSSSPDNQHSSTENLSIATPWNSSFKKNSYFHMEDYHQEDSQLFHSSGDAFFNSTTNLGYTLRQLESELMGPDCEEEAPVNNNNKRHKSMEGASFQGFPSPVNLKHLLVSCAKALSDNRSNDFDTMIRIARQSVSITGEPIQRLGAYMVEGLVARRNSSGTNIYKSLRCNNEPEGNDLLSYKQIIYEICPYLKFGYMAANGAIAEACRNEDRIHIIDFQICQGTQWTTLLQALAARPGGAPHVRITGIDDPVSNYARGGGLESIGTRLASISSKFNIPIEFNPIHVFSRDMLDVRPGEALAVNFPLKLHHIPDESVDVENPRDSLLRMVKSMNPKVVTLVEQESNTNTPPFLTRFVETLDYYLAVFESIDVALPRDRKDRINAEEHCLARDIVNVIACEGKDREERHELFGKWRLRFMMAGFKQYPLSSYVNSVIKSLLKFYSENYKVVEMDGGLLLGWKERNLVSASAWH; encoded by the coding sequence ATGGACACCTCTCAGCTCTTTGGTTACAGTGTTGTTAGTCCTGCagatttatcaaattcatactcatattcatattcatactCATCCTCCCATCCAACTATTTCATCAGCAACCTACAACAATAAGTTATTTGATTCCACAAAAATCAGTTTCGGAAGTTCTCCTAGTTCACCCTTTGCTTCGCACGTGGACTCCGAGGAATTCACACCATTTAGCAGCAGTCCAGACAATCAGCACAGCTCCACAGAAAATCTATCCATCGCAACTCCTTGGAATTCTTCGTTCAAGAAAAACAGTTACTTCCACATGGAGGATTATCATCAGGAGGACAGTCAATTGTTTCATTCTAgtggagatgcattcttcaaTAGTACTACAAACTTAGGATACACATTGAGACAACTCGAATCTGAACTCATGGGACCTGATTGTGAGGAAGAAGCACCcgtcaataataataataaacgaCACAAGTCCATGGAGGGAGCGTCGTTTCAGGGCTTCCCTTCTCCCGTAAATTTGAAACACTTGCTCGTGTCTTGCGCTAAGGCTTTGTCCGACAATAGAAGCAATGATTTTGACACTATGATCAGAATAGCTCGTCAATCGGTCTCCATTACTGGGGAACCGATCCAACGGTTGGGAGCTTATATGGTGGAAGGATTAGTGGCTCGAAGGAACTCATCGGGTACTAATATATACAAATCTCTACGTTGTAACAACGAGCCGGAAGGGAATGATTTACTTTCCTACAAACAGATTATTTACGAAATCTGTCCTTATTTGAAATTCGGTTACATGGCAGCTAACGGTGCCATAGCCGAAGCATGCAGAAACGAGGACCGAATTCACATAATCGACTTCCAAATATGCCAAGGAACTCAATGGACAACTCTCTTACAAGCCCTCGCGGCTAGACCTGGCGGTGCCCCTCACGTTAGAATCACAGGTATAGACGACCCTGTCTCAAACTATGCCCGTGGAGGTGGTTTGGAATCTATAGGCACACGTTTGGCGTCAATATCGAGTAAATTCAACATCCCGATCGAATTCAACCCGATTCATGTCTTTTCCCGCGACATGTTGGATGTTAGACCGGGAGAGGCGTTGGCGGTGAATTTCCCGCTTAAGCTACACCACATTCCGGACGAGAGCGTTGACGTGGAGAATCCAAGGGACAGTTTATTAAGGATGGTGAAATCGATGAATCCAAAAGTGGTTACTTTAGTGGAGCAAGAATCGAACACGAACACCCCGCCTTTCTTAACGCGGTTTGTGGAGACGTTGGATTATTACCTGGCAGTGTTCGAGTCAATTGATGTGGCGCTACCACGGGATAGAAAGGATAGGATAAACGCGGAGGAGCATTGTCTGGCGAGGGATATAGTGAATGTGATAGCATGCGAAGGAAAGGATAGGGAGGAGAGACACGAGTTATTTGGGAAGTGGAGGTTGAGGTTTATGATGGCGGGATTCAAGCAATACCCTTTGAGTTCGTATGTGAACTCGGTTATAAAAAGCTTATTGAAGTTTTACTCGGAAAATTATAAGGTGGTGGAGATGGATGGAGGTTTGTTGTTGGGGTGGAAAGAAAGGAATTTAGTTTCGGCTTCTGCATGGCACTGA